The following coding sequences lie in one Gadus macrocephalus chromosome 1, ASM3116895v1 genomic window:
- the fmnl3 gene encoding formin-like protein 3 isoform X2, with protein MGNIESVDGHSEMKPHIMPLKVPMPDSTELEEKFAIVLNSMNLPPDKARLLRQYDNEKKWDLICDQERFQVKNPPHTYIQKLRSYLDPGVTRKKFRRRVQESTKVLRELEISLRTNHIGWVREFLNDENRGLDILVEYLSFAQCAVMLNFEGLEVGEDGPLEMSKSWSRSIEDLHQTGSQPFCNTLVRSARQSVLRYGSVTNTKTIKNSRLVSQKDDVHVCIMCLRAIMNYQYGFNMVMSHPHAVNEIALSLNNKNSRTKALVLELLAAVCLVRGGHEIILSAFDNFKEVCKEKQRFERLMDYFRSEEANIDFMVACMQFINIMVHSVEDMNFRVHLQYEFTKLGLDDYLEKSKHTESDKLSVQIQAYLDNVFDVGGLLEDAETKNAALEKVDELEEHLSHVTEKLLDLENETMMKVADLEKIVLQKDKELHVMRETSESTSTQVSTLRRMIKEKDAAYQRHFSIEKRLMELEQQGTIRLHKKPDGDIAIEPLASGACGGGVPGGAGIPGDRGLGFPLGGGGQSLLLQEPPVERTAAEGVDPSLPPASEAPPPPPPPPPPPPPLPSAAGIPCAPGPPPPPPLPDGSRSFPILSLGLSAIRIKKPIKTKFRLPIFNWTALKPNQINGTVFNEIDDERVLEELDLERFEELFKTRAQVATVDLSSTTNKVANKAVNKITLLDANRSKNLAITLRKANKKPEEICKAIEKFDLKALPVDFVECLMRFLPTEAEVKVLRQYERERRPLDQLAEEDRFMMLFSKIERLTQRMNIITFVGNFSDSITMLTPQLNAVIAASGSVKSSSKLRRMLEIILALGNYMNSSKRGSVYGFKLQSLDLLLDTKSTDRKMTLLHYIALIVKEKYSDLANFYSELHYVDKAAAVSLENVLLDVRELGKGMDLIKRECSRHDHPVLKAFLHSSDALLDKLQKDAKASEEAFNNVVNFFGESSKTTPPSVFFPVFVRFIKAYKDAVEENQQRKKQEEALREKLLAQEAKQHDPKVQAHKKKQQQQELIAELRKRQAKEHRPVYEGKDGTIEDIITDLRNQPFLRADALLRSGWKRP; from the exons AATTCCATGAATCTACCTCCAGACAAAGCAAGACTTCTAAGACAGTATGACAACGAGAAGAAGTGGGACCTTATATGTGACCAG GAGAGATTTCAAGTAAAGAACccgccacacacatacatccagaAGCTACGCAGCTACCTAGATCCTGGAGTCACCCGAAAG AAGTTCCGAAGGCGGGTCCAAGAATCCACTAAAGTCTTGCGGGAGTTGGAGATCTCCCTGCGGACCAACCACATCGG GTGGGTCAGAGAGTTCCTCAACGATGAGAACCGAGGTCTTGACATCTTGGTGGAGTACCTCTCCTTTGCCCAGTGTGCTGTTat GTTGAATTTTGAGGgtctggaggtgggggaggacggGCCACTGGAGATGAGTAAGTCCTGGAGCAGGTCCATCGAGGATCTGCACCAGACGGGCAGCCAGCCCTTCTGCAACACCCTGGTGCGCTCGGCCCGCCAGTCCGTCCTGCG ATATGGCTCGGTGACGAACACCAAAACCATCAAGAACTCCCGTCTCGTCAGCCAGAAGGACGATGTACACGTGTGCATCATGTGCCTGAGAGCCATCATGAACTACCAG TACGGCTTCAACATGGTCATGTCCCATCCGCACGCTGTCAACGAGATCGCTCTCAGCCTGAACAATAAGAACTCGAG GACGAAAGCGCTGGTGTTGGAGCTGCTGGCCGCCGTCTGTCTGGTCCGAGGAGGCCACGAAATCATCCTCTCAGCGTTCGATAACTTTAAAGAG GTGTGTAAGGAGAAGCAGCGATTCGAGAGGCTGATGGATTACTTTCGCTCTGAGGAAGCAAACATTGACTTCATG GTGGCCTGCATGCAGTTCATCAACATCATGGTCCACTCGGTGGAGGACATGAACTTCAGGGTCCACCTGCAGTACGAGTTCACTAAGCTGGGCCTGGACGACTACTTGGAG AAATCGAAGCACACAGAGAGCGACAAGCTGTCGGTGCAGATCCAGGCCTACCTTGACAACGTGTTCGacgtcggcggtctactggaaGATGCAGAAACTAAGAACGCAGCGCTGGAGAAGGTGGACGAGCTCGAGGAGCACCTGTCCCAC GTGACGGAGAAGCTGCTGGACTTGGAGAATGAGACCATGATGAAAGTAGCAGACCTGGAGAAGATTGTCCTTCAAAAGGATAAGGAGCTACACGTAATGCGG GAAACCTCTGAGTCGACCAGCACCCAGGTGAGCACCCTGAGGAGGATGATCAAGGAGAAGGACGCGGCCTACCAGAGACACTTCAGCATCGAGAAGCGGCTGATGGAGCTGGAGCAACAGGGCACCATCCGCCTGCACAAGAAACCCGACGGCGACATCGCCATCGAGCCGCTAGCCAGCGGCGCCTGCGGAGGCGGAGTCCCGGGCGGTGCCGGTATCCCTGGCGACCGTGGCCTCGGGTTCCCGCTGGGCGGCGGCGGACAGtcgctgctgctgcaggagccTCCTGTCGAGCGAACGGCGGCAGAGGGCGTCGACCCCAGTTTACCCCCCGCCAGCGAGGCtccgcccccgccgcctcctccacccccgccgCCTCCACCGCTTCCCTCGGCCGCAG GCATCCCGTGTGCACCAGGtccgcccccacctccacctctgccGGACGGTTCTCGCTCCTTCCCCATACTGAGTTTGGGCCTGTCAG CGATCAGAATCAAGAAGCCAATCAAAACGAAGTTCCGCTTGCCAATCTTCAACTGGACGGCGCTCAAGCCCAATCAGATCAACGGCACCGTCTTCAACGAGATTGACGACGAGCGCGTCCTGGAG GAGTTGGACCTAGAGAGGTTTGAGGAGCTGTTCAAGACCAGAGCCCAGGTGGCTACGGTGGATCTGTCCAGCACTACAAACAAGGTGGCCAACAAGGCTGTGAACAAAATCACCCTGCTGGACGCCAATCGCTCCAAGAACCTGGCCATCACACTGAGAAAGGCCAACAAGAAACCTGAGGAGATCTGCAAAGCCATAGAGAA GTTCGACCTGAAGGCCCTGCCCGTGGACTTCGTGGAGTGTCTGATGCGCTTCCTGCCCACGGAGGCCGAGGTGAAGGTGCTGCGGCAGTACGAGCGCGAGCGGCGCCCGCTGGACCAGCTGGCGGAGGAGGACCGCTTCATGATGCTCTTCAGTAAGATCGAGAGGCTCACGCAGCGCATGAACATCATCACCTTCGTGGGGAACTTCTCCGACAGCATCACCATGCTGACGCCGCAGCTCAACGCCGTGATCGCCGCCTCCGGCTCCGTCAAGTCCTCGTCCAAGTTGAGGAGGATGCTTGAG ATCATCCTAGCCCTGGGTAACTACATGAACAGCAGCAAAAGAGGCTCAGTGTATGGCTTTAAACTGCAGAGTCTGGATCTG CTGTTGGACACCAAGTCGACAGACAGGAAGATGACCCTGCTCCACTACATCGCGCTCATCGTCAAGGAGAAGTACTCAGACCTGGCAAACTTCTACAGCGAGCTTCACTATGTGGACAAGGCAGCAGCAG TGTCCTTGGAGAACGTGCTGCTGGACGTGCGGGAGCTGGGCAAGGGCATGGACCTGATCAAGAGGGAGTGCAGCCGGCACGACCACCCGGTGCTCAAGGCCTTCCTGCACTCCAGCGACGCCCTGCTGGACAAGCTGCAGAAGGACGCCAAGGCATCGGAG GAGGCCTTCAACAATGTGGTGAACTTCTTTGGCGAGAGCTCAAAGACGACTCCCCCGTCTGTGTTCTTCCCCGTGTTCGTGAGGTTCATCAAAGCTTACAAG GATGCAGTGGAGGAAAACCAGCAGAGGAAAAAGCAGGAGGAAGCCTTGAGAGAGAAGTTACTGGCGCAGGAGGCTAAACAGCACGACCCCAAG GTCCAGGCCCACaagaagaagcagcagcagcaggagctgaTCGCAGAGCTGAGGAAGCGGCAGGCTAAAGAGCACCGGCCCGTGTACGAGGGCAAGGACGGGACCATAGAGGACATCATCACAG ATCTCAGAAACCAGCCGTTCCTGAGAGCCGACGCCTTGCTGCGGAGCGGCTGGAAGAGGCCTTAA
- the fmnl3 gene encoding formin-like protein 3 isoform X4 produces MGNIESVDGHSEMKPHIMPLKVPMPDSTELEEKFAIVLNSMNLPPDKARLLRQYDNEKKWDLICDQERFQVKNPPHTYIQKLRSYLDPGVTRKKFRRRVQESTKVLRELEISLRTNHIGWVREFLNDENRGLDILVEYLSFAQCAVIYGSVTNTKTIKNSRLVSQKDDVHVCIMCLRAIMNYQYGFNMVMSHPHAVNEIALSLNNKNSRTKALVLELLAAVCLVRGGHEIILSAFDNFKEVCKEKQRFERLMDYFRSEEANIDFMVACMQFINIMVHSVEDMNFRVHLQYEFTKLGLDDYLEKSKHTESDKLSVQIQAYLDNVFDVGGLLEDAETKNAALEKVDELEEHLSHVTEKLLDLENETMMKVADLEKIVLQKDKELHVMRETSESTSTQVSTLRRMIKEKDAAYQRHFSIEKRLMELEQQGTIRLHKKPDGDIAIEPLASGACGGGVPGGAGIPGDRGLGFPLGGGGQSLLLQEPPVERTAAEGVDPSLPPASEAPPPPPPPPPPPPPLPSAAGIPCAPGPPPPPPLPDGSRSFPILSLGLSAIRIKKPIKTKFRLPIFNWTALKPNQINGTVFNEIDDERVLEELDLERFEELFKTRAQVATVDLSSTTNKVANKAVNKITLLDANRSKNLAITLRKANKKPEEICKAIEKFDLKALPVDFVECLMRFLPTEAEVKVLRQYERERRPLDQLAEEDRFMMLFSKIERLTQRMNIITFVGNFSDSITMLTPQLNAVIAASGSVKSSSKLRRMLEIILALGNYMNSSKRGSVYGFKLQSLDLLLDTKSTDRKMTLLHYIALIVKEKYSDLANFYSELHYVDKAAAVSLENVLLDVRELGKGMDLIKRECSRHDHPVLKAFLHSSDALLDKLQKDAKASEEAFNNVVNFFGESSKTTPPSVFFPVFVRFIKAYKDAVEENQQRKKQEEALREKLLAQEAKQHDPKVQAHKKKQQQQELIAELRKRQAKEHRPVYEGKDGTIEDIITVLKSVPFTARTAKRGSRFFCEANLCEDGNC; encoded by the exons AATTCCATGAATCTACCTCCAGACAAAGCAAGACTTCTAAGACAGTATGACAACGAGAAGAAGTGGGACCTTATATGTGACCAG GAGAGATTTCAAGTAAAGAACccgccacacacatacatccagaAGCTACGCAGCTACCTAGATCCTGGAGTCACCCGAAAG AAGTTCCGAAGGCGGGTCCAAGAATCCACTAAAGTCTTGCGGGAGTTGGAGATCTCCCTGCGGACCAACCACATCGG GTGGGTCAGAGAGTTCCTCAACGATGAGAACCGAGGTCTTGACATCTTGGTGGAGTACCTCTCCTTTGCCCAGTGTGCTGTTat ATATGGCTCGGTGACGAACACCAAAACCATCAAGAACTCCCGTCTCGTCAGCCAGAAGGACGATGTACACGTGTGCATCATGTGCCTGAGAGCCATCATGAACTACCAG TACGGCTTCAACATGGTCATGTCCCATCCGCACGCTGTCAACGAGATCGCTCTCAGCCTGAACAATAAGAACTCGAG GACGAAAGCGCTGGTGTTGGAGCTGCTGGCCGCCGTCTGTCTGGTCCGAGGAGGCCACGAAATCATCCTCTCAGCGTTCGATAACTTTAAAGAG GTGTGTAAGGAGAAGCAGCGATTCGAGAGGCTGATGGATTACTTTCGCTCTGAGGAAGCAAACATTGACTTCATG GTGGCCTGCATGCAGTTCATCAACATCATGGTCCACTCGGTGGAGGACATGAACTTCAGGGTCCACCTGCAGTACGAGTTCACTAAGCTGGGCCTGGACGACTACTTGGAG AAATCGAAGCACACAGAGAGCGACAAGCTGTCGGTGCAGATCCAGGCCTACCTTGACAACGTGTTCGacgtcggcggtctactggaaGATGCAGAAACTAAGAACGCAGCGCTGGAGAAGGTGGACGAGCTCGAGGAGCACCTGTCCCAC GTGACGGAGAAGCTGCTGGACTTGGAGAATGAGACCATGATGAAAGTAGCAGACCTGGAGAAGATTGTCCTTCAAAAGGATAAGGAGCTACACGTAATGCGG GAAACCTCTGAGTCGACCAGCACCCAGGTGAGCACCCTGAGGAGGATGATCAAGGAGAAGGACGCGGCCTACCAGAGACACTTCAGCATCGAGAAGCGGCTGATGGAGCTGGAGCAACAGGGCACCATCCGCCTGCACAAGAAACCCGACGGCGACATCGCCATCGAGCCGCTAGCCAGCGGCGCCTGCGGAGGCGGAGTCCCGGGCGGTGCCGGTATCCCTGGCGACCGTGGCCTCGGGTTCCCGCTGGGCGGCGGCGGACAGtcgctgctgctgcaggagccTCCTGTCGAGCGAACGGCGGCAGAGGGCGTCGACCCCAGTTTACCCCCCGCCAGCGAGGCtccgcccccgccgcctcctccacccccgccgCCTCCACCGCTTCCCTCGGCCGCAG GCATCCCGTGTGCACCAGGtccgcccccacctccacctctgccGGACGGTTCTCGCTCCTTCCCCATACTGAGTTTGGGCCTGTCAG CGATCAGAATCAAGAAGCCAATCAAAACGAAGTTCCGCTTGCCAATCTTCAACTGGACGGCGCTCAAGCCCAATCAGATCAACGGCACCGTCTTCAACGAGATTGACGACGAGCGCGTCCTGGAG GAGTTGGACCTAGAGAGGTTTGAGGAGCTGTTCAAGACCAGAGCCCAGGTGGCTACGGTGGATCTGTCCAGCACTACAAACAAGGTGGCCAACAAGGCTGTGAACAAAATCACCCTGCTGGACGCCAATCGCTCCAAGAACCTGGCCATCACACTGAGAAAGGCCAACAAGAAACCTGAGGAGATCTGCAAAGCCATAGAGAA GTTCGACCTGAAGGCCCTGCCCGTGGACTTCGTGGAGTGTCTGATGCGCTTCCTGCCCACGGAGGCCGAGGTGAAGGTGCTGCGGCAGTACGAGCGCGAGCGGCGCCCGCTGGACCAGCTGGCGGAGGAGGACCGCTTCATGATGCTCTTCAGTAAGATCGAGAGGCTCACGCAGCGCATGAACATCATCACCTTCGTGGGGAACTTCTCCGACAGCATCACCATGCTGACGCCGCAGCTCAACGCCGTGATCGCCGCCTCCGGCTCCGTCAAGTCCTCGTCCAAGTTGAGGAGGATGCTTGAG ATCATCCTAGCCCTGGGTAACTACATGAACAGCAGCAAAAGAGGCTCAGTGTATGGCTTTAAACTGCAGAGTCTGGATCTG CTGTTGGACACCAAGTCGACAGACAGGAAGATGACCCTGCTCCACTACATCGCGCTCATCGTCAAGGAGAAGTACTCAGACCTGGCAAACTTCTACAGCGAGCTTCACTATGTGGACAAGGCAGCAGCAG TGTCCTTGGAGAACGTGCTGCTGGACGTGCGGGAGCTGGGCAAGGGCATGGACCTGATCAAGAGGGAGTGCAGCCGGCACGACCACCCGGTGCTCAAGGCCTTCCTGCACTCCAGCGACGCCCTGCTGGACAAGCTGCAGAAGGACGCCAAGGCATCGGAG GAGGCCTTCAACAATGTGGTGAACTTCTTTGGCGAGAGCTCAAAGACGACTCCCCCGTCTGTGTTCTTCCCCGTGTTCGTGAGGTTCATCAAAGCTTACAAG GATGCAGTGGAGGAAAACCAGCAGAGGAAAAAGCAGGAGGAAGCCTTGAGAGAGAAGTTACTGGCGCAGGAGGCTAAACAGCACGACCCCAAG GTCCAGGCCCACaagaagaagcagcagcagcaggagctgaTCGCAGAGCTGAGGAAGCGGCAGGCTAAAGAGCACCGGCCCGTGTACGAGGGCAAGGACGGGACCATAGAGGACATCATCACAG tgtTGAAGAGCGTGCCCTTCACAGCGCGCACCGCTAAGCGGGGCTCGCGGTTCTTCTGTGAAGCCAACCTCTGCGAAGACGGCAACTGCTAG
- the fmnl3 gene encoding formin-like protein 3 isoform X1, protein MGNIESVDGHSEMKPHIMPLKVPMPDSTELEEKFAIVLNSMNLPPDKARLLRQYDNEKKWDLICDQERFQVKNPPHTYIQKLRSYLDPGVTRKKFRRRVQESTKVLRELEISLRTNHIGWVREFLNDENRGLDILVEYLSFAQCAVMLNFEGLEVGEDGPLEMSKSWSRSIEDLHQTGSQPFCNTLVRSARQSVLRYGSVTNTKTIKNSRLVSQKDDVHVCIMCLRAIMNYQYGFNMVMSHPHAVNEIALSLNNKNSRTKALVLELLAAVCLVRGGHEIILSAFDNFKEVCKEKQRFERLMDYFRSEEANIDFMVACMQFINIMVHSVEDMNFRVHLQYEFTKLGLDDYLEKSKHTESDKLSVQIQAYLDNVFDVGGLLEDAETKNAALEKVDELEEHLSHVTEKLLDLENETMMKVADLEKIVLQKDKELHVMRETSESTSTQVSTLRRMIKEKDAAYQRHFSIEKRLMELEQQGTIRLHKKPDGDIAIEPLASGACGGGVPGGAGIPGDRGLGFPLGGGGQSLLLQEPPVERTAAEGVDPSLPPASEAPPPPPPPPPPPPPLPSAAGIPCAPGPPPPPPLPDGSRSFPILSLGLSAIRIKKPIKTKFRLPIFNWTALKPNQINGTVFNEIDDERVLEELDLERFEELFKTRAQVATVDLSSTTNKVANKAVNKITLLDANRSKNLAITLRKANKKPEEICKAIEKFDLKALPVDFVECLMRFLPTEAEVKVLRQYERERRPLDQLAEEDRFMMLFSKIERLTQRMNIITFVGNFSDSITMLTPQLNAVIAASGSVKSSSKLRRMLEIILALGNYMNSSKRGSVYGFKLQSLDLLLDTKSTDRKMTLLHYIALIVKEKYSDLANFYSELHYVDKAAAVSLENVLLDVRELGKGMDLIKRECSRHDHPVLKAFLHSSDALLDKLQKDAKASEEAFNNVVNFFGESSKTTPPSVFFPVFVRFIKAYKDAVEENQQRKKQEEALREKLLAQEAKQHDPKVQAHKKKQQQQELIAELRKRQAKEHRPVYEGKDGTIEDIITVLKSVPFTARTAKRGSRFFCEANLCEDGNC, encoded by the exons AATTCCATGAATCTACCTCCAGACAAAGCAAGACTTCTAAGACAGTATGACAACGAGAAGAAGTGGGACCTTATATGTGACCAG GAGAGATTTCAAGTAAAGAACccgccacacacatacatccagaAGCTACGCAGCTACCTAGATCCTGGAGTCACCCGAAAG AAGTTCCGAAGGCGGGTCCAAGAATCCACTAAAGTCTTGCGGGAGTTGGAGATCTCCCTGCGGACCAACCACATCGG GTGGGTCAGAGAGTTCCTCAACGATGAGAACCGAGGTCTTGACATCTTGGTGGAGTACCTCTCCTTTGCCCAGTGTGCTGTTat GTTGAATTTTGAGGgtctggaggtgggggaggacggGCCACTGGAGATGAGTAAGTCCTGGAGCAGGTCCATCGAGGATCTGCACCAGACGGGCAGCCAGCCCTTCTGCAACACCCTGGTGCGCTCGGCCCGCCAGTCCGTCCTGCG ATATGGCTCGGTGACGAACACCAAAACCATCAAGAACTCCCGTCTCGTCAGCCAGAAGGACGATGTACACGTGTGCATCATGTGCCTGAGAGCCATCATGAACTACCAG TACGGCTTCAACATGGTCATGTCCCATCCGCACGCTGTCAACGAGATCGCTCTCAGCCTGAACAATAAGAACTCGAG GACGAAAGCGCTGGTGTTGGAGCTGCTGGCCGCCGTCTGTCTGGTCCGAGGAGGCCACGAAATCATCCTCTCAGCGTTCGATAACTTTAAAGAG GTGTGTAAGGAGAAGCAGCGATTCGAGAGGCTGATGGATTACTTTCGCTCTGAGGAAGCAAACATTGACTTCATG GTGGCCTGCATGCAGTTCATCAACATCATGGTCCACTCGGTGGAGGACATGAACTTCAGGGTCCACCTGCAGTACGAGTTCACTAAGCTGGGCCTGGACGACTACTTGGAG AAATCGAAGCACACAGAGAGCGACAAGCTGTCGGTGCAGATCCAGGCCTACCTTGACAACGTGTTCGacgtcggcggtctactggaaGATGCAGAAACTAAGAACGCAGCGCTGGAGAAGGTGGACGAGCTCGAGGAGCACCTGTCCCAC GTGACGGAGAAGCTGCTGGACTTGGAGAATGAGACCATGATGAAAGTAGCAGACCTGGAGAAGATTGTCCTTCAAAAGGATAAGGAGCTACACGTAATGCGG GAAACCTCTGAGTCGACCAGCACCCAGGTGAGCACCCTGAGGAGGATGATCAAGGAGAAGGACGCGGCCTACCAGAGACACTTCAGCATCGAGAAGCGGCTGATGGAGCTGGAGCAACAGGGCACCATCCGCCTGCACAAGAAACCCGACGGCGACATCGCCATCGAGCCGCTAGCCAGCGGCGCCTGCGGAGGCGGAGTCCCGGGCGGTGCCGGTATCCCTGGCGACCGTGGCCTCGGGTTCCCGCTGGGCGGCGGCGGACAGtcgctgctgctgcaggagccTCCTGTCGAGCGAACGGCGGCAGAGGGCGTCGACCCCAGTTTACCCCCCGCCAGCGAGGCtccgcccccgccgcctcctccacccccgccgCCTCCACCGCTTCCCTCGGCCGCAG GCATCCCGTGTGCACCAGGtccgcccccacctccacctctgccGGACGGTTCTCGCTCCTTCCCCATACTGAGTTTGGGCCTGTCAG CGATCAGAATCAAGAAGCCAATCAAAACGAAGTTCCGCTTGCCAATCTTCAACTGGACGGCGCTCAAGCCCAATCAGATCAACGGCACCGTCTTCAACGAGATTGACGACGAGCGCGTCCTGGAG GAGTTGGACCTAGAGAGGTTTGAGGAGCTGTTCAAGACCAGAGCCCAGGTGGCTACGGTGGATCTGTCCAGCACTACAAACAAGGTGGCCAACAAGGCTGTGAACAAAATCACCCTGCTGGACGCCAATCGCTCCAAGAACCTGGCCATCACACTGAGAAAGGCCAACAAGAAACCTGAGGAGATCTGCAAAGCCATAGAGAA GTTCGACCTGAAGGCCCTGCCCGTGGACTTCGTGGAGTGTCTGATGCGCTTCCTGCCCACGGAGGCCGAGGTGAAGGTGCTGCGGCAGTACGAGCGCGAGCGGCGCCCGCTGGACCAGCTGGCGGAGGAGGACCGCTTCATGATGCTCTTCAGTAAGATCGAGAGGCTCACGCAGCGCATGAACATCATCACCTTCGTGGGGAACTTCTCCGACAGCATCACCATGCTGACGCCGCAGCTCAACGCCGTGATCGCCGCCTCCGGCTCCGTCAAGTCCTCGTCCAAGTTGAGGAGGATGCTTGAG ATCATCCTAGCCCTGGGTAACTACATGAACAGCAGCAAAAGAGGCTCAGTGTATGGCTTTAAACTGCAGAGTCTGGATCTG CTGTTGGACACCAAGTCGACAGACAGGAAGATGACCCTGCTCCACTACATCGCGCTCATCGTCAAGGAGAAGTACTCAGACCTGGCAAACTTCTACAGCGAGCTTCACTATGTGGACAAGGCAGCAGCAG TGTCCTTGGAGAACGTGCTGCTGGACGTGCGGGAGCTGGGCAAGGGCATGGACCTGATCAAGAGGGAGTGCAGCCGGCACGACCACCCGGTGCTCAAGGCCTTCCTGCACTCCAGCGACGCCCTGCTGGACAAGCTGCAGAAGGACGCCAAGGCATCGGAG GAGGCCTTCAACAATGTGGTGAACTTCTTTGGCGAGAGCTCAAAGACGACTCCCCCGTCTGTGTTCTTCCCCGTGTTCGTGAGGTTCATCAAAGCTTACAAG GATGCAGTGGAGGAAAACCAGCAGAGGAAAAAGCAGGAGGAAGCCTTGAGAGAGAAGTTACTGGCGCAGGAGGCTAAACAGCACGACCCCAAG GTCCAGGCCCACaagaagaagcagcagcagcaggagctgaTCGCAGAGCTGAGGAAGCGGCAGGCTAAAGAGCACCGGCCCGTGTACGAGGGCAAGGACGGGACCATAGAGGACATCATCACAG tgtTGAAGAGCGTGCCCTTCACAGCGCGCACCGCTAAGCGGGGCTCGCGGTTCTTCTGTGAAGCCAACCTCTGCGAAGACGGCAACTGCTAG